In Corylus avellana chromosome ca2, CavTom2PMs-1.0, the following proteins share a genomic window:
- the LOC132172631 gene encoding F-box/kelch-repeat protein At3g06240-like, with amino-acid sequence MASGRLSLAFQVRLQILDFGNGLNFSICVVGSCSGLVCLHAHGTLNVIIWNPTTKETKVVPESNLPLFAPTGYCTHIQGMGFGFDAKTNDYKIINFVSMYDPYFKDYYSQYVRDIIYQKELYSLSTDSWRKVDGPPCFIVETHQGVMTYTTGMGSCLAYDDGQETFVLSFDMSDEVFLKTPHPDNVQGETLFVLNESIAMADTIWNEESTEIRFDIWLLLKVGVKDSWTRLFTIGPFTEIHRPIGFWKNDTMFLHKIDDGQLFLYDPSTKQMTDLQIPGENDWMQLVTYMETLVSVKRGNESEE; translated from the exons ATGGCTTCCGGTCGTCTCTCTCTTGCGTTTCAAGTGCGTCTGCAAATCCTG GATTTTGGGAACGGCCTGAATTTTAGTATTTGTGTGGTGGGTTCTTGCAGTGGTCTCGTTTGTCTCCACGCTCACGGTACATTGAATGTTATTATATGGAACCCTACAACTAAAGAAACAAAGGTTGTCCCCGAATCAAACCTGCCCCTCTTCGCCCCCACTGGATATTGCACCCATATTCAAGGTATGGGATTTGGTTTTGATGCCAAAACTAATGACTACAAGATAATCAACTTTGTTAGTATGTATGATCCCTATTTTAAGGACTATTATTCACAATACGTTAGGGACATAATATACCAAAAAGAGTTATACAGCTTAAGCACCGATTCTTGGAGAAAAGTTGATGGACCCCCGTGTTTTATTGTTGAAACTCATCAAGGTGTGATGACATACACCACCGGGATGGGTTCTTGCCTGGCATATGATGATGGCCAGGAGACATTTGTTTTGTCATTTGACATGAGCGATGAGGTATTCCTAAAAACACCACATCCAGATAATGTTCAAGGGGAAACCCTTTTCGTGTTGAATGAATCGATTGCTATGGCTGATACTATATGGAATGAAGAATCGACGGAGATTCGATTTGATATATGGTTGTTGCTTAAAGTTGGTGTTAAGGACTCCTGGACTAGGCTTTTCACTATTGGACCGTTTACAGAAATTCACCGCCCAATTGGATTTTGGAAGAATGACACCATGTTCTTGCACAAAATTGATGACGGACAACTGTTCTTGTATGACCCCTCTACCAAACAAATGACTGATCTCCAAATTCCTGGAGAAAATGACTGGATGCAGTTGGTTACTTACATGGAGACCCTGGTTTCTGTCAAGCGAGGAAATGAATCTGAAGAATAG